The genome window CGCCTCGCAGCTCTGGCGCCGCATGAAGCCGGGCGCCTTCTGGGATGCAAGCGGCTACTTCGTCCACTCGCCCGAATATCAGAAGTTCGGCGACCTCGGGAAGATCCTTGAATCCTCGACCGACCCCGCCGCCCGCAAGGCCGCCTGGAAGGAAATGCAGGAAGTCTTCTTCACCGACCCGCTCGCCTGCCCGATCTACGCGCTCCCGATGATTTACGGCAAGCAGAAGAACGTGATCTGGGAGCCGGGCACCCAGGGCGCGCTTGATCTTTCGGCCAGAAACCTGAAGTTCAAGTAATCCTCCTGACTCCTGACCCCGAAAAAGAAAAGAAGAATGAAGGAAAGAGACGCAACCTCCGATCTCCATGAGGCGCCCGCGCCGCTCCTCACGATCCGGGACCTCCGGGTCGCCTTCAGCGGCGTCGAGGTGCTTCACGGCATCGACCTTGATCTTCCGAAGGGCGAGACGCTCGCTCTCATCGGCGAATCGGGGTCAGGCAAATCCGTCCTCGCAAGGTCGATCCTCGGCCTTGCGGGGTCGAAAAACACCACCACCGGAAGCATCCGCTTCGAGGGCCGCGAACTCGCCGGCGCCCCCGAAAAGGAACTCCGCCGCATCCGCGGCGCCGACATCAGCATGATCGTGCAGGACGCCATGGCGGCCTTGAACCCCATGCGCACGATCGGCGACCAGCTGATTGAAACCATCGTCTACCGTCATCCCGACTATCGGGACCGCGCGAGCGAACGGCTCATCTTCGAAAAGAAGAAGGAATTGACCGGGCTCGCGATCTCCTTTCTGAAGCAGGTCGGCATCACCGCGCCCGAAAAGCGCATTTCAAGCTATCCGCATCAGCTTTCGGGCGGCATGCGCCAGCGCGTGCTCATTGCCCTTGCGCTCATCGGCTCGCCCAAGCTCCTTCTTGCCGACGAACCCACGACGGCGCTCGACGTGGTCGTGCAGCGCGAAATCCTCTCGGAACTGAGGGACCTCGTGCGCGCGCGCGGGATGTCGATGCTTCTCGTCACGCACGACCTCCATCTCGCGCGCGACGTTGCCGACCGGGTTGCCGTCATGTACGCCGGCACCCTCATGGAAGTGGGCCCCTGCGAAAAGGTGATTCCCAATCCCTCGCACCCCTATACCGAGGGGCTTCTCAACGCCATGCCCGACATGGAAAGCCCGAGGGGGTCGCTGAAGCCTATTGAAGGCGAAGTCCCTTCGCCCTCCGAATTGGGCAAAGGCTGCCCCTTTGCGAGCCGGTGCGTGCTTGCCGAAACCCGCTGCCGCGAAAGTCTTCCCGCCATGATCGCCATTGCGCCCGACTGGTGCTCGCGCTGCGACAATGCGCACACGAGAACTGCCGACCTCGAAAAGCTCGAGGAGCTCGCGGCTGCCGCGCCCGAAGGCGCGGGATCGATCAAAATCGAAAAGGAAATCGACAGGAAGGGCTTCGGGAGCGTTCAGAAGAGCGACTTCCCCGTGATCGTCGACGCCCGGATCGAAAAGCACTGCTACTACGCTCGCCGCGGGTTCTTCGGCCGCAAAACGCCCTGGAACGTGCTCGAGGACGTCGACCTTCAGATCAAGAGCGGCGAAGTGCTCGGGCTCGTAGGCGAATCGGGGTGCGGGAAGTCGACGCTCGCGCGCCTCATGCTCGGCCTCATGCGTCCGACCTCGGGTTCGGTCAAGTTCCGCGATGAGGAATACCCGGAACCCCGCACCGCCCCCTGGAGAGCGCAGCGCGCCGCCGCGCAGATGATCTATCAGGACCCCTTCAGCTGCTTTGACGAGCGGATGAGCGTCCTCGACCAGATTGCCGAGCCCCTTGAGGTGCACCTCAGCCTCTCTCACGAAGACGCCTCCGCGAAGGCGCTCCAGGTGCTTCGCGCCGTGGGGCTTCCCGAGCACAACGCGAGGAAGCTCCCCGGCGTCATGTCGGGCGGGCAGCTCCAGCGTGCGGCCATTGCCCGCGCCGTGGCGCTCCGGCCGGCGCTCTTGGTCTGCGACGAACCCGTGGCGTCGCTCGACGTCTCGATTCAGGCCCAGGTCCTCGCGCTTTTGAATCGCCTCAAGGCCGCCACCCACATGGCGATGCTCTTTGTTTCGCACAATCTCAACGTCGTGCGCTACCTCTGCGACCGCGCGGCGGTGATGTACTTAGGGCGCATCGTCGAGCTCGGGCCCGTCGACGAAGTCTTCCACCACCCGCAGCACCCGTACACAAGGCTCCTTCTCGCCTCAACGCCCGGCGCCGAGGACGACGTGATCCGCTTTTATCCGAAGGGCGTGATGCCGAGTCCGATGGAGCGCCCCGAGGGGTGCGTCTTCGCCAACCGCTGTCCCGTCGCGTGCGAGCGCTGCAGAAGGGAGGTCCCGCAGCTCGAGGCGGTCAACGACCATCACCAGACGGCCTGCTTCGTGAAGCACTCCTTCGTCACCGACACGCCGCTCCCCGGTCCTAAGCCGCAATCGGGAGACTGATCCATGTTCGCACTCATTTCGAGACTTGTCTTCCGCTCGGCGCTGACGCTTCTGCTCCTTGCCGCCTGCGTCTTCTTCGGGCTTCACATGACGGGCGACCCCGCGCGCCTCATGCTCGGCGACTCGGCCGACCAGATCGCGCTCGACGCCTTCCGCGAGCAGTGGGGATTGAATAAACCCCTCTGGGAGCAGTTCATCGTCTACATCCAGAAGGCGCTCACGCTCGACATGGGCGTGAGCTACGCGACGAGCCAGCCCGTGAAGGACGTCTTCCTCGAGGCGCTCGACGCCACGATCGACCTGATGGTGCCCACTGCCATCGTGACGCTTTTGATCGGGATCCCGTCGGGCGTCATCGCGGCGCTTCACCGCAATACCGCGCTGGACCGCGGCATGATGGTGCTTTCGGTCTTCGGCTACGCCGTCCCCAACTTCTTCATGGGCGTGCTCCTTCTTCTCGTCTTCTCGATCTGGCTCGGGTGGCTCCCGTCCTACGGGAACGCGACGCTTCTTCACTACATCATGCCGATCATCACGATGGCGACCGCGGAAGCCGCAATCTTCTCGCGCTACGCGAGAAGCGCGATGCTCGAAGCCATGCGGCTTCCCTGCGTGCGGGCGGCGAAGATGAGAGGGCTCCCGAGGGCCCGCATCATCTGGCTCCATGCCCTTCCGAACGCCATGCTCTCGATTCTCACGATTCTCGGCTTCTTCTTGGGCACCCTCGTCGCCGGCGCCGTCATCACGGAAACCGTCTTCTCCTGGCCCGGCGTCGGGAAGCTCCTCGTTCAGTCGGTGGCGCTTCGC of Sutterella faecalis contains these proteins:
- a CDS encoding dipeptide ABC transporter ATP-binding protein, producing MKERDATSDLHEAPAPLLTIRDLRVAFSGVEVLHGIDLDLPKGETLALIGESGSGKSVLARSILGLAGSKNTTTGSIRFEGRELAGAPEKELRRIRGADISMIVQDAMAALNPMRTIGDQLIETIVYRHPDYRDRASERLIFEKKKELTGLAISFLKQVGITAPEKRISSYPHQLSGGMRQRVLIALALIGSPKLLLADEPTTALDVVVQREILSELRDLVRARGMSMLLVTHDLHLARDVADRVAVMYAGTLMEVGPCEKVIPNPSHPYTEGLLNAMPDMESPRGSLKPIEGEVPSPSELGKGCPFASRCVLAETRCRESLPAMIAIAPDWCSRCDNAHTRTADLEKLEELAAAAPEGAGSIKIEKEIDRKGFGSVQKSDFPVIVDARIEKHCYYARRGFFGRKTPWNVLEDVDLQIKSGEVLGLVGESGCGKSTLARLMLGLMRPTSGSVKFRDEEYPEPRTAPWRAQRAAAQMIYQDPFSCFDERMSVLDQIAEPLEVHLSLSHEDASAKALQVLRAVGLPEHNARKLPGVMSGGQLQRAAIARAVALRPALLVCDEPVASLDVSIQAQVLALLNRLKAATHMAMLFVSHNLNVVRYLCDRAAVMYLGRIVELGPVDEVFHHPQHPYTRLLLASTPGAEDDVIRFYPKGVMPSPMERPEGCVFANRCPVACERCRREVPQLEAVNDHHQTACFVKHSFVTDTPLPGPKPQSGD
- a CDS encoding ABC transporter permease, whose translation is MFALISRLVFRSALTLLLLAACVFFGLHMTGDPARLMLGDSADQIALDAFREQWGLNKPLWEQFIVYIQKALTLDMGVSYATSQPVKDVFLEALDATIDLMVPTAIVTLLIGIPSGVIAALHRNTALDRGMMVLSVFGYAVPNFFMGVLLLLVFSIWLGWLPSYGNATLLHYIMPIITMATAEAAIFSRYARSAMLEAMRLPCVRAAKMRGLPRARIIWLHALPNAMLSILTILGFFLGTLVAGAVITETVFSWPGVGKLLVQSVALRDIPVVQMIVLATGASLILANLLMDILALVVNPRLRKEN